Proteins encoded by one window of Anguilla rostrata isolate EN2019 chromosome 9, ASM1855537v3, whole genome shotgun sequence:
- the LOC135263567 gene encoding glycogen phosphorylase, muscle form-like: MSKPLSDHDRRKQISVRGLAGVENVADLKTNFNRHLHFTMVKDRNVAMKRDYYFALAHTVRDHLIGRWIRTQQHYYEKDPKRVYYISLEFYMGRTLQNTMVNLALENACDEATYQLGLDMEELEDMEEDAGLGNGGLGRLAACFLDSMASLGLAAYGYGIRYEFGIFNQKICNGWQVEEADDWLRYGNPWEKARPEYMRPVHFYGRVEHHPDGVKWVDTQVVLALPYDTPVPGYRNNVVNTMRLWSAKAPCEFNLKDFNIGGYIQAVLDRNLAENISRVLYPNDNFFEGKELRLKQEYFVVAATLQDIIRRFKASKFGSKEVVRTDFTALPDKVAIQLNDTHPAMAIPELMRILVDEEKLPWDKAWDICNRTCAYTNHTVLPEALERWPIDLFQHLLPRHLEIIYEINRRHMERVAALYPGDFDRMRRMSLIEEGPHKTVNMAHLCIVGSHAVNGVARIHSEILKATVFKDFYEMDPDKFQNKTNGITPRRWLVMCNPGLAEVIAERIGEEFVRDLDQLKKLLKFINDDAFIRDVANVKQENKLKFAVHLQEHYKVAINPNSMFDFQVKRIHEYKRQLLNCLHIITYYNRIKKEPNKQWTPRTIMIGGKAAPGYHTAKMIIRLITAIGEIVNNDPVVGDRLKVIFLENYRVTLAEKAIPAADLSEQISTAGTEASGTGNMKFMLNGALTIGTMDGANVEMAEEAGEENLFIFGMRVEDVDAMDAKGYNANEYYNSIPELKQAIDQIAGGFFSPKQPDLFKDIVSLLMHHDRFKVFADYEDYIKCQEKVNALYKNPKEWTKMVIHNIAGCGKFSSDRTIAEYAREIWGVEPSLEKLAAPDEVH, from the exons cgtGTTTACTACATTTCCTTGGAGTTCTACATGGGCCGAACCCTGCAGAACACCATGGTAAACCTGGCGCTGGAGAATGCCTGCGACGAGGCCACGTAccag CTCGGCCTTGacatggaggagctggaggacatGGAGGAGGATGCTGGCTTGGGAAATGGAGGCTTGGGACGTCTGGCGG cctGTTTTCTGGACTCCATGGCATCACTGGGGCTGGCAGCCTACGGCTATGGCATCCGCTATGAGTTTGGCATCTTCAACCAGAAAATCTGCAACGGCTGGCAG gtggagGAGGCAGACGATTGGCTGCGCTACGGCAACCCCTGGGAGAAGGCGCGCCCCGAGTACATGCGCCCCGTCCACTTCTATGGCAGAGTGGAGCACCACCCAGATGGGGTCAAATGGGTTGACACTCAG GTAGTCTTGGCCCTGCCTTACGACACCCCCGTCCCCGGGTACAGGAACAACGTGGTCAACACCATGAGGCTGTGGTCTGCCAAGGCACCCTGCGAGTTCAACCTGAAAGACT TTAACATCGGCGGCTATATCCAGGCTGTGCTGGACAGAAACCTGGCTGAGAACATCTCCCGTGTGCTGTACCCCAATGACAAC TTCTTCGAGGGTAAGGAGCTGCGTCTGAAGCAGGAGTACTTTGTGGTGGCCGCCACCCTTCAGGACATCATCCGCCGCTTCAAGGCCTCCAAGTTTGGCTCCAAGGAAGTCGTGCGTACGGACTTCACTGCCCTGCCCGACAAG GTTGCCATCCAGCTGAACGACACCCACCCCGCCATGGCGATCCCCGAGCTGATGAGGATCCTGGTCGACGAGGAGAAGCTGCCCTGGGATAAG GCCTGGGACATCTGCAATCGCACCTGCGCCTACACCAACCACACTGTCCTGCCCGAGGCGCTGGAGCGCTGGCCCATCGACCTCTTCCAGCACCTGCTGCCCCGGCACCTGGAGATCATCTACGAGATCAACAGACGCCACATGGAG CGTGTCGCTGCTCTGTACCCCGGCGATTTTGACCGTATGCGTCGCATGTCCCTGATCGAGGAGGGCCCTCACAAGACGGTCAACATGGCGCATCTGTGCATCGTGGGCTCCCACGCCGTCAACGGTGTCGCTCGCATCCACTCTGAGATCCTCAAGGCTACTGT atttaagGACTTCTACGAGATGGACCCCGACAAGTTCCAGAACAAGACCAATGGCATCACCCCACGCCGCTGGCTGGTGATGTGCAATCCTGGACTGGCCGAAGTCATCGCAGAG agaatCGGAGAAGAATTTGTCCGTGACCTGGACCAGCTGAAGAAACTGCTGAAGTTCATCAATGATGACGCTTTCATCCGGGACGTCGCCAATGTCAAACAG GAGAACAAGCTGAAATTCGCTGTGCACCTACAAGAGCACTACAAGGTGGCGATCAACCCCAACTCCATGTTTGACTTCCAAGTCAAGAGAATTCATGAATACAAGAGACAGCTGCTCAACTGCCTTCACATAATCACCTACTACAACA GAATCAAGAAGGAGCCCAACAAGCAGTGGACCCCCAGAACCATCATGATCGGTGGAAAG gccgCCCCAGGCTACCACACCGCCAAGATGATCATCAGGTTGATCACCGCCATCGGCGAAATCGTCAATAACGACCCCGTGGTGGGCGACCGCCTCAAAGTCATCTTCCTGGAGAACTACAGGGTGACGCTGGCAGAGAAAG CCATCCCCGCGGCTGACCTGTCGGAGCAGATCTCCACCGCCGGCACGGAGGCCTCTGGCACCGGCAACATGAAGTTCATGCTGAACGGCGCCCTCACCATCGGCACCATGGACGGCGCCAACGTGGAAATGGCGGAGGAGGCCGGCGAGGAGAACCTCTTCATCTTCGGCATGAGGGTGGAGGACGTGGACGCTATGGACGCGAAAGG GTACAATGCTAACGAGTATTACAACAGCATCCCTGAGCTGAAGCAGGCCATCGACCAGATCGCGGGGGGCTTCTTCAGCCCCAAACAGCCCGACCTCTTCAAGGACATCGTCAGCCTGCTGATGCACCATGACAG GTTCAAGGTGTTTGCTGATTACGAAGACTACATCAAATGCCAGGAGAAAGTCAATGCGCTGTACAAG AACCCCAAGGAATGGACCAAGATGGTGATCCATAACATTGCCggctgtggcaagttctccagcGACCGCACCATCGCCGAGTATGCCCGAGAAATCTGGGGCGTGGAGCCCAGTCTGGAGAAGCTCGCCGCCCCCGATGAAGTGCATTAG